The following are encoded together in the Citrus sinensis cultivar Valencia sweet orange chromosome 1, DVS_A1.0, whole genome shotgun sequence genome:
- the LOC112497017 gene encoding ankyrin repeat-containing protein At5g02620-like isoform X5 — protein sequence MDPYLYMAAAEGEFDPFKFANDNLGSVVTHNKNTVLHVNIASNREGESISTKFVEQVLDICPSLLLQVNAKGDAPLHVAARYGHAAVVEALIEIGEKQPGQELESGVKSTTRYMLGMKNDEENTALHEAVQSGSLDVVEILFKADPDFPDSANGSGETPLYLAAARGHKKISAEILQKCPLAAHEGPNGKTALHAAVCSGSRGVIELLLHRKKSLTRERDQHGWTPLHYAAFLDRFGISSHLLEVDRSAALIADKDRKMTALHLAAGQGNVGMVEEIIACCPECCELVDDRGWNVLHFAMVSFSIRELKYLLNKYLVFRNLIFEKDEKGNTPFHVLAAVCPHPDNAGYDIVPRKIAKGYYQAVNKQNISVEHINRYGFPELEKEIEELSKADGSGQYPDGVVKMNKKEVHLLWKYLDENIFGVEKASEYHLVVAALIATVTFAAAFTLPGGYKSDTEDGPNRGTAILSKNTAFQAFVISDAIAMVLSLSAVFVHFILSLKYFKKFIFLFVFALYFTVFAMEAMMVAFVTGTYAMLATPSLGLAIATCIIGLTFFLWAFFMISMVFSRTVEEEMEDED from the exons ATGGATCCTTACCTGTACATGGCAGCAGCTGAGGGTGAATTTGATCCGTTCAAATTTGCAAACGACAATCTTGGGAGCGTAGTGACACACAACAAGAACACTGTCCTTCATGTCAACATTGCATCCAATAGAGAAGGAGAAAGCATATCAACCAAGTTCGTGGAGCAGGTACTTGACATATGTCCATCATTGCTACTACAAGTTAATGCCAAAGGTGATGCTCCACTCCATGTTGCGGCCAGATACGGGCATGCTGCTGTTGTGGAAGCTCTGATTGAAATTGGGGAAAAACAGCCCGGTCAAGAGCTAGAAAGCGGCGTGAAAAGTACAACAAGGTATATGCTAGGGAtgaaaaatgatgaagaaaacaCGGCATTGCACGAGGCAGTGCAAAGTGGTAGCCTTGATGTCGTGGAAATCTTATTCAAAGCAGATCCTGATTTTCCGGATTCTGCTAACGGTAGCGGTGAAACTCCACTTTACTTGGCAGCCGCGAGGGGACATAAGAAGATATCAGCtgaaatattacaaaaatgtcCGTTGGCGGCCCATGAAGGCCCCAATGGAAAGACTGCCCTTCATGCAGCAGTCTGCAGTGGCTCTCGCG gtgTGATAGAACTATTACTTCACAGAAAGAAAAGTTTGACCAGAGAAAGAGACCAACACGGTTGGACTCCACTCCATTACGCTGCATTTCTTGATCGCTTTGGCATCTCATCCCATTTATTAGAAGTTGATAGATCTGCTGCGTTGATTGCTGACAAAGATCGGAAGATGACAGCTCTTCATTTAGCAGCCGGCCAAGGGAATGTTGGGATGGTAGAAGAAATTATTGCGTGTTGTCCGGAATGTTGTGAATTGGTTGATGACAGAGGATGGAATGTTCTTCACTTTGCTATGGTTAGTTTTAGTATTAGAGAACTGAAATACCTGCTGAACAAATATCTGGTATTCAGAAATCTAATTTTTGAGAAGGATGAGAAGGGGAACACTCCCTTCCATGTGCTTGCTGCTGTCTGTCCACATCCCGACAATGCCGGCTATGACATCGTCCCTAGGAAAATTGCTAAAGGTTATTATCAAGCTGTCAACAAGCAAAATATTAGTGTGGAACACATAAATCGTTATGGATTTCCTGAACTCGAG aaagaaattgaagaattgtCCAAAGCTGATGGCAGTGGACAATATCCAGACGGTGTCGTCAAGATGAACAAAAAAGAAGTTCATCTGTTATGGAAATATTTAGATGAAAATATCTTTGGAGTGGAAAAAGCATCAGAATATCATTTGGTAGTGGCAGCACTCATAGCAACAGTAACCTTTGCTGCGGCATTCACCTTACCCGGTGGTTACAAGAGTGACACTGAAGACGGCCCAAACAGGGGCACTGCAATTCTCAGTAAAAACACAGCTTTCCAAGCATTCGTTATATCAGACGCCATAGCCATGGTCCTCTCACTTTCTGCTGTTTTTGTCCATTTCATTCTGTCACTTaagtactttaaaaaattcatctttTTATTCGTTTTTGCTCTTTACTTCACCGTATTTGCCATGGAGGCAATGATGGTAGCATTTGTTACGGGCACATATGCAATGCTGGCAACACCTTCTTTAGGGCTTGCCATTGCTACTTGTATCATTGGCTTGACCTTCTTCCTCTGGGCGTTTTTCATGATTTCCATGGTTTTTTCAAGAACAGTGGAAGAGGAAATGGAAGACGAAGATTAG